CAGCGGACCGACGTCGACGTCGCTGCGGCCGGCGTACCGGTCGATGAGTTCGGCGCCGGACGGGAAGCCGGCGCGCGGCCCCAGCCCGTCCGCGACCGCGTTGCCGTCCGCCGCGTCGGAGTCGCCCAGCACCTCCCAGTACGTCAGCAGCAGGCCGAGGTCGGCGAGCGGATCGCCGAGGGTGGCCATCTCCCAGTCCAGCACCGCCCGGATCGTCACCGGTCCGGACGCCGGGTCATCTGGACACCGCGCGATCAGGTTGTCGAGCCGGTAGTCGCCGTGCACGATCCGGCCCGCGTTGGCGCCGTCGGGCGCGGTCGCGGCCAGTCGCTCGCGCAGCTCGTCGATGCCGGGCAGCGCCCGGCTCCGGGAGCGGTCGAGCTGGCCACCCCAGCGGCGTACCTGCCGGCCGAGGAAGCCCTCCGGCCGGCCGAAGTCGGCCAACCCGACGGCCGCCGGATCGACGGTGTGCAGCGTGGCCAGCACGTCCATCATGACCAGCGCGAGTTCGCGGCGCTGGGCCGGTGCGAGCGGGTCGGTCTGGGTCCGGCTCCGGTAGACCACCCCGGATACCCGTTCCATCAGGTAGAACGGGGCACCGAGCACTGTCTCGTCGGCGCAGTGCAGCAGGGCGGCGGGCACCGGGACCTCGGTACCGGCCAGCGCGGAGATCACCCGGAACTCCCGGCCCATGTCGTGCGCGGTGGCCAGGACGTGCCCGAGCGGCGGCCGGCGCAGCACGAAGTCCTGGTCCCCGGTGCGGACGAGATAGGTCAGGTTCGACTTGCCGCCGGCGATGAGCGAGGCCTGGGGCGGGCCGGCCAGCAGGTCGGGCCGGTGCTCGGCGAGGTACCCGACCAGACGGTCGAGGTCGAGCCCGGACGGCGACCCGGAGGGCGGCTCCGGCCGGACGGCGGTGGCCGGCGGATCGGTCATCCGGACAGTTGATGGCATCTGGGCCATCGAGTCAAGTGCGGGACACGCCGGGCTAGAGTCGCCCGGGTATGCCGCCCACCGCCGGACGTACCAGCCGGGCCCGGTCGAGGGCCCGATCCAGGGGAGGATCCGTGGAAACGACGCCCGCCGCCGCGCCACCACTTCGACTGGTACCGATGACCGACGAGGAGTACGCGCCCCGCCGCGCGGCGATGATCGAGGCACACGCGCAGGGGGTCGCGGCGGCCGGCGGGCTTCCGGTCGACGAGACCCGGCAGGCCTCCGAGCGGCAGAGCGACGAGTTGCTGCCGCAGGGCGTACAGACCCCGGACATGCTGCTGTTCCTCGGCATGGTCGCCGAGCAGTCGGTCGGCTGGCTCTGGATCGGGCTGCCCCGGACGCCGGACCGGCCGGAGATGGCCTGGATCTACTACGTCGCGGTCGATCCCGGGCACCGCGCCAAGGGGTACGGCCGGGCGCTCCT
The nucleotide sequence above comes from Plantactinospora soyae. Encoded proteins:
- a CDS encoding phosphotransferase family protein: MTDPPATAVRPEPPSGSPSGLDLDRLVGYLAEHRPDLLAGPPQASLIAGGKSNLTYLVRTGDQDFVLRRPPLGHVLATAHDMGREFRVISALAGTEVPVPAALLHCADETVLGAPFYLMERVSGVVYRSRTQTDPLAPAQRRELALVMMDVLATLHTVDPAAVGLADFGRPEGFLGRQVRRWGGQLDRSRSRALPGIDELRERLAATAPDGANAGRIVHGDYRLDNLIARCPDDPASGPVTIRAVLDWEMATLGDPLADLGLLLTYWEVLGDSDAADGNAVADGLGPRAGFPSGAELIDRYAGRSDVDVGPLHWHIALGCFKLAVICEGIHYRHSLGQTVGEGFDRIGDLVAPLVEHGLTAIRRG
- a CDS encoding GNAT family N-acetyltransferase produces the protein METTPAAAPPLRLVPMTDEEYAPRRAAMIEAHAQGVAAAGGLPVDETRQASERQSDELLPQGVQTPDMLLFLGMVAEQSVGWLWIGLPRTPDRPEMAWIYYVAVDPGHRAKGYGRALLLAAERELTRRGVPRLGLNVYGHNTVAIGLYQSLGFEVTAQQMAKPLPEA